The genomic window TTTATGTTTTATGATAATTGAAGCTTTTTATGTGATTTACTCATGGATATTGCCAACGGTTATTGATACTGACCTTACGCAGAAAATTGTGGATTATCAGATATTACAGGTAGAGGAAGGGAAAGGATTTATGGGCCGGGAGTTAACTGAAGAACAAAAGCAGATGGCGATAGCTCAGATAGAAAAGGCAGGCGAACAGCCACAGATGCAATGGATCCTGTTGCTCTTGCTGGTATATGCACTTGTGGATTTTGCACTTTCGCTTATAGCTGCGGCCTTTGTTAAAAAAGATCCGGGTATCAACGTTCCAATATCCGATTCTGAATGAACATAAGCCTGGTAATACCTCTGTTAAACGAGGAAGAGTCGCTGCCGGAACTCTCCGCCTGGATTCAGAAGGTGATGGATGAAAACAGCTTCTCCTATGAAATTCTTTATATAGACGATGGCAGCAGTGACGAATCCTGGAAGGTAATCCTTGAGCTGGCAGAGAAAAATCCTGCAATAAAGGGCATCAGTTTCAGGCGAAATTATGGCAAATCAGCCGCCCTGAATGTTGGATTTGCTGAAGCGAAAGGAGACGTGGTAATCACTATGGATGCCGACCTGCAGGATTCTCCCAACGAGATTCCTGAATTGTACCGCCTTATAAAGGAGGAGCATTTTCACTTGATTTCCGGATGGAAGAAAAAGCGCCATGATCCGCTTTCTAAAACCATTCCCACCAAATTCTTTAATTGGGTAACCAGGAAAGTCTCTGGCATTTACCTCCATGATTTCAACTGTGGTCTGAAAGCGTATCATCACGATGTAGTAAAATCTGTAGAGGTTTATGGAGAAATGCACCGGTATATTCCGGTTATTGCCAAATGGGCCGGATTTACCTGCATTGGCGAAAAGGTAGTGCAGCATCAGCCGCGGCAGTATGGCACCACAAAATTTGGTTTCGAGCGCTTCATTAATGGTTTTCTGGATCTGCTCTCAATTACCTTCATGTCGCGATTCAGCAAACGGCCCATGCACTTTTTTGGATTAATCGGTACGCTATGTTTCCTGATAGGGTTTTTCGTGGCGCTCTGGCTCATTCTTGAAAAAGTGATGTATGCCTGGTTCCTGATGGAGAAGGCACGGGGAGTAACGGATCAACCGCTTTTTTACCTTGCCCTGGTGGCCGTAGTTGTCGGAACGCAGCTTTTTCTTGCCGGATTCCTGGGAGAGCTGATCTCAAGAAGCTCCACTTCCCGGAATTATTATCATATCAAAGACAGGGTGCATTAAAGCTGTGAAGCAGTTCCCATGGCCCTGCGCCTTTCCAGCTCCAGCTTTAGCATCTGCAATTCCCGGTGGCTCTGTCCGGTCACTGATGAATTCTCCTCTGCCCTGCGAATAAGATAAGGAACCACTGCCTTTACCGGCCCGTAAGGAACGTACTTCGCCACGTTATATCCGGCCTGAGCAAGGTTGAATGAAATATGATCGCACATGCCATAAAGCTGGGAAAACCACACCCTCGGATCATTCGGAGAAAGGTTCCGGTCCAAAAGAAACTGAGCAAGATATTGACAGCTATATTCATTGTGTGAAGCACAGCAGAGCATTACGCGGTCAATATTACTGATACATAATTCTATCGCAGCATTAAATGCTTCATCAGTTTCCAGCTTGGTTTCATGGATGGGCGATCCATGCCCGTTCTTTTCAGCCCATCCCCGCTCTTTCTCCATATAGGCTCCGCGCACCAGCTTCACACCAAGAAAGTATTTTCCGGCTCGTGCCTCC from Bacteroidia bacterium includes these protein-coding regions:
- a CDS encoding glycosyltransferase family 2 protein, with product MNISLVIPLLNEEESLPELSAWIQKVMDENSFSYEILYIDDGSSDESWKVILELAEKNPAIKGISFRRNYGKSAALNVGFAEAKGDVVITMDADLQDSPNEIPELYRLIKEEHFHLISGWKKKRHDPLSKTIPTKFFNWVTRKVSGIYLHDFNCGLKAYHHDVVKSVEVYGEMHRYIPVIAKWAGFTCIGEKVVQHQPRQYGTTKFGFERFINGFLDLLSITFMSRFSKRPMHFFGLIGTLCFLIGFFVALWLILEKVMYAWFLMEKARGVTDQPLFYLALVAVVVGTQLFLAGFLGELISRSSTSRNYYHIKDRVH
- a CDS encoding DUF4199 domain-containing protein; amino-acid sequence: MADNSLSLQSPPIKYGIIGGVFYIFAVTVLYVLGVSYYTNPFIKFFLFLIICFFPVRAGLEMRALNGGFIQFSSALFNIFLCFMIIEAFYVIYSWILPTVIDTDLTQKIVDYQILQVEEGKGFMGRELTEEQKQMAIAQIEKAGEQPQMQWILLLLLVYALVDFALSLIAAAFVKKDPGINVPISDSE